One part of the Arabidopsis thaliana chromosome 4, partial sequence genome encodes these proteins:
- the SMP2 gene encoding Pre-mRNA splicing Prp18-interacting factor (SWELLMAP 2 (SMP2); CONTAINS InterPro DOMAIN/s: Zinc finger, CCHC-type (InterPro:IPR001878), Pre-mRNA splicing Prp18-interacting factor (InterPro:IPR021715); BEST Arabidopsis thaliana protein match is: Pre-mRNA splicing Prp18-interacting factor (TAIR:AT1G65660.1); Has 30201 Blast hits to 17322 proteins in 780 species: Archae - 12; Bacteria - 1396; Metazoa - 17338; Fungi - 3422; Plants - 5037; Viruses - 0; Other Eukaryotes - 2996 (source: NCBI BLink).): MATASVAFKSREDHRKKLELEEARKAGLAPAEVDEDGKEINPHIPEYMSKAPWYLKSEQPSLKHQKNWKIEPEPKKIWYDRGKKIYQAEQYRKGACINCGAMTHSSKACMDRPRKIGAKYTNMNIAADEKIESFELDYDGKRDRWNGYDTSTYRHVVDRYDAKEEARKKYLKEQQLKKLEEKNNNENGDDATSDGEEDLDDLRVDEAKVDESRQMDFAKVEKRVRTTGGGSTGTVRNLRIREDTAKYLLNLDVNSAHYDPKTRSMREDPLPDADPNEKFYLGDNQYRNSGQALEFKQINIHSCEAFDKGHDMHMQAAPSQAELLYKNFKVAKEKLKTQTKDTIMEKYGNAATEGEIPMELLLGQSERQIEYDRAGRIMKGQEVIIPKSKYEEDVHANNHTSVWGSWWKDHQWGYKCCQQTIRNSYCTGSAGIEAAEASIDLMKANIARKEASKESPKKVEEKKMATWGTDIPEDLELNEEALANALKKEDLSRREEKDERKRKYNVNYTNDVTSEEMEAYRMKRVHHEDPMRNFPG; encoded by the exons ATGGCGACGGCTTCAG TTGCTTTTAAGTCTAGGGAAGATCACAGGAAGAAATTAGAATTAGAGGAAGCTCGTAAAGCTGGTCTCGCTCCTGCTGAGGTAGACGAAGATGGCAAAGAAATCAATCCTCACATACCTGAGTATATGTCAAAAGCTCCATGGTATCTCAAGTCTGAACAGCCG aGTTTGAAGcatcaaaaaaattggaaaattgaACCCGAACCCAAAAAGATATGGTATGATAGAGGTAAAAAGATCTATCAAGCTGAACAATACCGCAAGGGAGCGTGTATAAACTGTGGTGCAATGACTCACAGTTCTAAAGCATGTATGGATAGACCTCGTAAGATTGGAGCTAAATACACAAACATGAACATTGCTGCTGATGAGAAAATCGAGAGTTTTGAACTTGACTATGATGGGAAGAGGGACAGATGGAACGGTTATGATACTTCAACCTACCGTCATGTGGTAGATCGTTATGATGCTAAAGAGGAGGCACGAAAGAAGTATCTCAAGGAGCAGCAACTTAAGAAACTAGAGGAGAAGAACAATAATGAAAACGGTGATGATGCAACCAGTGATGGGGAGGAAGACCTTGACGACTTGAGGGTCGATGAAGCTAAGGTTGATGAGAGTAGGCAAATGGATTTTGCAAAGGTTGAGAAACGTGTTCGAACAACTGGTGGTGGTAGCACAGGAACTGTTAG GAATCTGCGTATCAGAGAAGACACTGCTAAATACCTGTTGAATCTTGATGTAAACTCAGCTCATTATGACCCTAAAACTCGGTCCATGCGTGAAGATCCACTTCCAGATGCAGATCCAAATGAAAAATTCTATTTG GGAGATAATCAATATAGAAACAGTGGCCAAGCTCTGGAGTTCAAACAGATAAACATCCATTCATGTGAAGCATTTGACAAGGGACATGACATGCATATGCAAGCGGCTCCATCCCAAGCTGAATTGCTCTATAAGAACTTTAAAGTTGCAAAGgaaaaactgaaaactcaGACAAAGGACACCATTATGGAAAAGTATGGGAATGCAGCTACAGAAGGTGAAATTCCGATGGAGCTTTTGCTTGGCCAAAGTGAAAGACAAATTGAGTATGACAGGGCAGGGAGGATTATGAAGGGACAG GAGGTGATAATTCCAAAGAGcaaatatgaagaagatgttcATGCTAACAATCACACAAGTGTTTGGGGATCATGGTGGAAAGATCACCAATGGGGATATAAATGTTGCCAGCAGACAATTCGCAACAGCTATTGCACAGGTTCTGCTGGAATTGAAGCTGCAGAGGCGTCCATTGATCTGATGAAGGCTAATATTGCTCGCAAAGAAGCTTCTAAAG AGAGTCCGAAGAAggttgaagagaagaaaatggcgACATGGGGAACTGATATTCCTGAAGATTTGGAATTGAACGAGGAGGCACTTGCAAATGCTCTTAAAAAG GAGGATCTAAGTAGGagggaagaaaaagatgagagGAAACGCAAATACAATGTCAATTACACCAACGATGTGACCTCCGAGGAGATGGAAGCTTACAGAATGAAGAGAGTTCACCACGAGGACCCAATGAGAAATTTCCCCGGCTGA
- a CDS encoding hydroxyproline-rich glycoprotein family protein (hydroxyproline-rich glycoprotein family protein; Has 29299 Blast hits to 11722 proteins in 694 species: Archae - 13; Bacteria - 1010; Metazoa - 7996; Fungi - 3634; Plants - 2592; Viruses - 347; Other Eukaryotes - 13707 (source: NCBI BLink).), with protein MSFFPPQQQQTPQPLFQTQQTSLFQPQQTNSIFSQSQPQQTNSIFSQSQPQQTNSIFSQPQQQQQTSLFQPQQFQQQQQQLNQQQQQQVQQQLYLFTNDKAPANYSTKWADLHPDSQKLLLQIEEKILEHRSESQRLDQCSRLYDSSVSSEGFEFDASRIVQELGGINTAMDRQKAVLHELMIVAKDMLRNAEIAVRSFMMLQPRFPHWKQGGGVVSVGSQPSQGQGTNPAPASSGQQQAVTTTVQVSDFYRGIPKKPTAFLLQTVVRFEKYLNECRQWVEELEQLLALDSDKYSRHASLLESLPKVMSNVHDFFVHVAAKVESIHQYIESMRTSYLADQRRRGECHDPFLEADRRETAKQEAAAKRVHPTLHLPASTTSTQPSTQVAGLIASSATPGGSNPPQTSVPTSNPSSGAGFSFLNTPASGPSSSLFATPSSTAPTSSLFGPSPTPTQTPLFGSSPASTFGSTQSLFGQTTPSLTMPSQFGGATPGSGASFGSMTKSSRPKSRTTRR; from the exons ATGTCGTTTTTTCCCCCACAGCAACAACAGACGCCTCAGCCGCTGTTTCAAACTCAGCAAACGTCGTTGTTTCAGCCGCAGCAAACCAATTCCATCTTCTCGCAATCGCAGCCGCAGCAAACCAATTCCATCTTCTCGCAATCGCAACCACAGCAAACCAATTCCATCTTCTCGCAACCGCAGCAACAACAGCAAACGTCGTTGTTTCAGCCGCAACAGTtccagcagcagcagcaacagctaaatcagcaacagcagcagcaagtACAACAACAGTTGTATTTGTTCACCAACGATAAAGCTCCGGCGAATTACAGTACTAAGTGGGCCGATCTTCATCCCGATTCTCAGAAACTCTTGCTTCAGATTGA AGAGAAGATATTGGAGCATAGAAGTGAAAGTCAGAGATTAGATCAGTGTAGTCGACTTTATGATTCTTCTGTATCCAGTGAAGGGTTTGAGTTTGATGCTAGCCGCATTGTTCAG GAGCTTGGTGGAATTAATACTGCCATGGACCGACAAAAAGCTGTTTTGCATGAGCTTATGATTGTTGCCAAAGATATGCTGCGTAATGCGGAGATTGCAGTTCGGTCTTTTATGATGCTACAGCCAAGATTTCCTCATTGGAAACAAGGAGGAGGAGTTGTTAGTGTTGGTTCTCAACCATCTCAGGGGCAAGGAACTAATCCAGCTCCAGCTTCTTCTGGTCAACAACAAGCTGTTACTACAACAGTTCAAGTTTCTGATTTTTACCGTGGGATTCCGAAGAAACCAACAGCTTTTCTACTGCAGACAGTTGTAAGGTTTGAGAAGTATCTTAACGAGTGTCGTCAATGGGTTGAAGAGCTGGAGCAATTGCTCGCCTTGGATTCTGACAAGTATAGTCGACATGCTTCTCTTTTAGAATCTCTTCCGAAAGTCATGTCTAATGTTCATGACTTCTTTGTTCATGTGGCTGCTAAG gTAGAGAGTATTCACCAATATATTGAATCAATGAGAACATCGTATCTTGCTGACCAGCGCCGAAGAGGAGAATGCCATGATCCGTTTCTTGAGGCTGATCGAAGGGAGACAGCAAAGCAGGAAGCAGCTGCTAAAAGGGTCCACCCAACTCTGCATCTTCCTGCTTCTACTACAAGTACACAACCCTCAACACAGGTTGCTGGGTTGATTGCCAGCTCAGCTACTCCTGGGGGTTCAAATCCTCCACAGACATCTGTTCCAACATCAAACCCTTCTTCAGGAGCTGGTTTTTCGTTTCTCAACACACCTGCTTCTGGACCttcgtcttctctctttgCTACACCATCTTCTACTGCTCCTACCTCGTCTTTGTTTGGACCATCCCCGACTCCCACACAGACGCCACTTTTTGGGTCTTCCCCGGCTTCTACATTTGGTTCTACTCAATCTTTGTTTGGCCAGACAACTCCATCACTTACTATGCCTTCACAGTTTGGAG GTGCTACACCAGGATCAGGAGCCAGCTTTGGTTCTATGACA AAATCTTCAAGGCCAAAATCTCGAACTACACGCCGTTAG
- the MEE69 gene encoding alpha/beta-Hydrolases superfamily protein (MATERNAL EFFECT EMBRYO ARREST 69 (MEE69); CONTAINS InterPro DOMAIN/s: Alpha/beta hydrolase fold-1 (InterPro:IPR000073); BEST Arabidopsis thaliana protein match is: methyl esterase 9 (TAIR:AT4G37150.1); Has 1546 Blast hits to 1546 proteins in 335 species: Archae - 1; Bacteria - 799; Metazoa - 1; Fungi - 11; Plants - 574; Viruses - 0; Other Eukaryotes - 160 (source: NCBI BLink).), giving the protein MKHYVLVHGGCHGAWCWYKVKPVLEASGHRVTVVDLTASGVNMSKVEEIQTLADYAKPLLEVLESFGSEDKVILVAHSLGGISVGLAADMFPSKISVAVFITSFMPDTTNPHLFMFSKSFVGALWSLRHMGHMIVL; this is encoded by the exons atGAAACATTATGTTCTTGTTCACGGCGGTTGCCACGGCGCATGGTGCTGGTACAAGGTCAAACCGGTGCTGGAAGCTTCAGGCCACCGTGTAACCGTTGTTGATCTTACGGCTTCTGGTGTGAACATGAGCAAAGTGGAAGAGATTCAGACTTTGGCGGATTACGCTAAGCCGTTGCTTGAAGTTCTCGAGTCGTTTGGTTCAGAGGATAAGGTTATCCTCGTTGCACATAGCCTCGGAGGGATATCAGTTGGTCTTGCAGCTGACATGTTTCCTAGTAAGATCTCTGTTGCTGTCTTCATAACCTCTTTCATGCCTGATACAACGAATCCACacctttttatgttttcgAAAAG TTTCGTGGGAGCGTTGTGGAGTTTGAGACATATGGGACACATGATCGTCCTCTAA
- the MEE69 gene encoding alpha/beta-Hydrolases superfamily protein, translating into MKHYVLVHGGCHGAWCWYKVKPVLEASGHRVTVVDLTASGVNMSKVEEIQTLADYAKPLLEVLESFGSEDKVILVAHSLGGISVGLAADMFPISWERCGV; encoded by the exons atGAAACATTATGTTCTTGTTCACGGCGGTTGCCACGGCGCATGGTGCTGGTACAAGGTCAAACCGGTGCTGGAAGCTTCAGGCCACCGTGTAACCGTTGTTGATCTTACGGCTTCTGGTGTGAACATGAGCAAAGTGGAAGAGATTCAGACTTTGGCGGATTACGCTAAGCCGTTGCTTGAAGTTCTCGAGTCGTTTGGTTCAGAGGATAAGGTTATCCTCGTTGCACATAGCCTCGGAGGGATATCAGTTGGTCTTGCAGCTGACATGTTTCCTA TTTCGTGGGAGCGTTGTGGAGTTTGA
- the MES9 gene encoding methyl esterase 9 (methyl esterase 9 (MES9); CONTAINS InterPro DOMAIN/s: Alpha/beta hydrolase fold-1 (InterPro:IPR000073); BEST Arabidopsis thaliana protein match is: methyl esterase 4 (TAIR:AT2G23580.1); Has 2056 Blast hits to 2054 proteins in 447 species: Archae - 6; Bacteria - 1086; Metazoa - 29; Fungi - 42; Plants - 614; Viruses - 0; Other Eukaryotes - 279 (source: NCBI BLink).) gives MKHYVLVHGGCHGAWCWYKVKPMLEHSGHRVTVFDLTAHGVNMSRVEDIQTLEDFAKPLLEVLESFGSDDKVVLVAHSLGGIPAALAADMFPSKISVAVFVTSFMPDTTNPPSYVFEKFLGSITEEERMDFELGSYGTDDHPLKTAFLGPNYLKNMYLLSPIEDYELAKMLMRVTPAITSNLTGTKSLTAQGYGSISRVYIVCGEDKGIRVDFQRWMIENSPVKEVMEIKDADHMPMFSKPHELCDRLLKIADKYP, from the exons ATGAAGCATTATGTGCTAGTTCACGGAGGCTGCCACGGTGCGTGGTGTTGGTACAAGGTGAAGCCGATGCTTGAACATTCCGGCCACCGTGTCACGGTTTTTGATCTTACGGCGCATGGTGTGAACATGAGCAGAGTAGAAGATATTCAGACTTTGGAGGATTTCGCTAAGCCGTTGCTTGAGGTTCTTGAGTCTTTTGGCTCGGATGATAAAGTAGTCCTCGTCGCGCATAGCCTCGGTGGAATACCGGCTGCTCTTGCAGCCGACATGTTTCCTAGTAAAATCTCTGTTGCTGTCTTCGTTACTTCTTTTATGCCCGACACAACGAATCCACCTTCTTACGTGTTCGAAAAG TTTCTCGGAAGCATTACAGAAGAAGAACGTATGGACTTCGAGTTAGGGAGCTATGGAACAGATGACCATCCACTAAAGACTGCTTTTCTTGGACCTAACTACTTGAAGAATATGTATCTACTTTCTCCTATCGAA GATTATGAATTGGCCAAAATGTTGATGAGAGTCACACCGGCTATTACTAGTAATCTGACGGGGACTAAAAGCTTAACGGCACAAGGATATGGATCGATTAGTCGTGTGTATATCGTATGCGGAGAAGATAAAGGTATACGTGTAGATTTCCAACGATGGATGATTGAGAACTCTCCGGTTAAAGAAGTGATGGAGATCAAAGATGCAGATCATATGCCTATGTTTTCCAAGCCTCATGAACTCTGTGATCGTCTTCTAAAGATTGCTGATAAATATCCCTAA
- the sks15 gene encoding SKU5 similar 15 (SKU5 similar 15 (sks15); FUNCTIONS IN: oxidoreductase activity, copper ion binding; INVOLVED IN: oxidation reduction; LOCATED IN: endomembrane system; EXPRESSED IN: root; CONTAINS InterPro DOMAIN/s: Multicopper oxidase, type 3 (InterPro:IPR011707), Cupredoxin (InterPro:IPR008972), Multicopper oxidase, type 2 (InterPro:IPR011706), Multicopper oxidase, type 1 (InterPro:IPR001117); BEST Arabidopsis thaliana protein match is: SKU5 similar 16 (TAIR:AT2G23630.1); Has 5537 Blast hits to 5515 proteins in 1034 species: Archae - 14; Bacteria - 1701; Metazoa - 277; Fungi - 2124; Plants - 1252; Viruses - 0; Other Eukaryotes - 169 (source: NCBI BLink).) yields the protein MKQTNLLVCKLFIGALFWLGSVLVNAEDPYMFYTWTVTYGTRSPLGVPQQVILINGQFPGPAIEAVTNNNIVVNLINKLDEPFLITWNGVKQRRTSWQDGVLGTNCPIQPNSNWTYQFQLKDQIGTYTYFASTSLHRASGAFGALNINQRSVITTPYPTPDGDFTLLVSDWFSNMTHKDLRKSLDAGSALPLPDALLINGVSKGLIFTGQQGKTYKFRVSNVGIATSINFRIQNHTMSLIEVEGAHTLQESYESLDVHVGQSMTVLVTLKASVRDYFIVASTRFTKPVLTTTASLRYQGSKNAAYGPLPIGPTYHIHWSMKQARTIRMNLTANAARPNPQGSFHYGTIPINRTLVLANAATLIYGKLRYTVNRISYINPTTPLKLADWYNISGVFDFKTIISTPTTGPAHIGTSVIDVELHEFVEIVFQNDERSIQSWHMDGTSAYAVGYGSGTWNVTMRKRYNLVDAVPRHTFQVYPLSWTTILVSLDNKGMWNLRSQIWSRRYLGQELYVRVWNDEKSLYTEAEPPLNVLYCGKAKRPL from the exons atgaaacagacCAATCTCCTGGTATGTAAATTATTCATAGGAGCCCTGTTTTGGTTAGGCTCTGTTTTGGTTAATGCAGAAGACCCATATATGTTCTACACTTGGACTGTTACTTATGGTACAAGATCTCCTTTAGGTGTTCCTCAACAG GTCATTCTTATCAATGGACAGTTCCCTGGTCCAGCGATTGAAGCGGtcacaaacaacaacattgtTGTTAATCTCATTAACAAGCTGGACGAGCCATTCCTCATCACCTG GAATGGAGTGAAGCAGAGGAGGACATCGTGGCAAGATGGAGTATTGGGAACAAACTGTCCGATCCAACCAAACTCGAACTGGACTTACCAGTTTCAACTTAAAGATCAAATCGGTACTTACACTTACTTCGCTTCCACGTCACTGCACCGAGCCAGTGGTGCTTTTGGTGCTCTCAACATTAACCAGAGATCTGTTATTACGACTCCTTATCCAACACCCGATGGAGATTTCACCCTCCTCGTCTCTGACTGGTTCTCAAATATGACCCACAAG GACTTGCGAAAATCGCTCGACGCAGGCTCTGCTCTTCCTCTTCCTGATGCTCTTCTCATCAATGGAGTCTCTAAAGGTTTAATCTTTACCGGTCAACAAG GTAAAACATACAAGTTCCGGGTATCCAATGTCGGTATAGCTACATCGATAAATTTTAGGATTCAAAATCACACAATGAGCCTCATTGAAGTAGAAGGCGCTCACACTCTTCAGGAGAGTTATGAGTCGCTTGACGTCCACGTTGGTCAGTCCATGACCGTCCTGGTCACTTTAAAAGCTTCTGTGAGGGACTATTTCATCGTGGCCTCAACCCGGTTTACAAAACCGGTACTAACCACAACCGCGAGTCTCCGTTACCAAGGCTCCAAAAACGCTGCATATGGGCCTCTCCCCATTGGTCCTACTTACCATATCCATTGGTCCATGAAACAAGCAAGAACCATTAG GATGAATTTGACGGCAAATGCTGCAAGGCCAAACCCACAAGGATCATTTCATTACGGGACCATACCAATAAACCGAACTCTAGTCCTAGCCAATGCAGCCACATTGATCTACGGGAAGCTTCGGTACACAGTAAACCGAATATCATACATCAACCCAACAACACCATTGAAACTCGCTGATTGGTACAACATCTCGGGCGTGTTCGATTTCAAGACAATCATTAGCACTCCAACAACCGGACCGGCTCATATTGGTACATCGGTTATCGACGTTGAACTTCATGAGTTCGTCGAAATCGTTTTCCAAAACGACGAAAGATCAATTCAATCTTGGCACATGGACGGTACTAGCGCCTATGCTGTCGG ATACGGGTCAGGGACATGGAACGTGACCATGAGGAAACGTTACAACTTGGTTGATGCTGTTCCAAGACACACTTTTCAG GTGTATCCGTTATCGTGGACAACCATATTGGTGTCGTTGGATAACAAAGGAATGTGGAATCTAAGGTCACAAATATGGTCGAGGAGGTATTTAGGACAAGAGCTCTATGTTCGTGTTTGGAACGATGAGAAGTCTCTCTACACTGAAGCTGAGCCTCCTCTTAACGTTCTTTATTGCGGCAAAGCCAAACGTCCCCTTTAG
- the sks15 gene encoding SKU5 similar 15: MKQTNLLVCKLFIGALFWLGSVLVNAEDPYMFYTWTVTYGTRSPLGVPQQVILINGQFPGPAIEAVTNNNIVVNLINKLDEPFLITWNGVKQRRTSWQDGVLGTNCPIQPNSNWTYQFQLKDQIGTYTYFASTSLHRASGAFGALNINQRSVITTPYPTPDGDFTLLVSDWFSNMTHKDLRKSLDAGSALPLPDALLINGVSKGLIFTGQQGKTYKFRVSNVGIATSINFRIQNHTMSLIEVEGAHTLQESYESLDVHVGQSMTVLVTLKASVRDYFIVASTRFTKPVLTTTASLRYQGSKNAAYGPLPIGPTYHIHWSMKQARTIRMNLTANAARPNPQGSFHYGTIPINRTLVLANAATLIYGKLRYTVNRISYINPTTPLKLADWYNISGVFDFKTIISTPTTGPAHIGTSVIDVELHEFVEIVFQNDERSIQSWHMDGTSAYAVG; the protein is encoded by the exons atgaaacagacCAATCTCCTGGTATGTAAATTATTCATAGGAGCCCTGTTTTGGTTAGGCTCTGTTTTGGTTAATGCAGAAGACCCATATATGTTCTACACTTGGACTGTTACTTATGGTACAAGATCTCCTTTAGGTGTTCCTCAACAG GTCATTCTTATCAATGGACAGTTCCCTGGTCCAGCGATTGAAGCGGtcacaaacaacaacattgtTGTTAATCTCATTAACAAGCTGGACGAGCCATTCCTCATCACCTG GAATGGAGTGAAGCAGAGGAGGACATCGTGGCAAGATGGAGTATTGGGAACAAACTGTCCGATCCAACCAAACTCGAACTGGACTTACCAGTTTCAACTTAAAGATCAAATCGGTACTTACACTTACTTCGCTTCCACGTCACTGCACCGAGCCAGTGGTGCTTTTGGTGCTCTCAACATTAACCAGAGATCTGTTATTACGACTCCTTATCCAACACCCGATGGAGATTTCACCCTCCTCGTCTCTGACTGGTTCTCAAATATGACCCACAAG GACTTGCGAAAATCGCTCGACGCAGGCTCTGCTCTTCCTCTTCCTGATGCTCTTCTCATCAATGGAGTCTCTAAAGGTTTAATCTTTACCGGTCAACAAG GTAAAACATACAAGTTCCGGGTATCCAATGTCGGTATAGCTACATCGATAAATTTTAGGATTCAAAATCACACAATGAGCCTCATTGAAGTAGAAGGCGCTCACACTCTTCAGGAGAGTTATGAGTCGCTTGACGTCCACGTTGGTCAGTCCATGACCGTCCTGGTCACTTTAAAAGCTTCTGTGAGGGACTATTTCATCGTGGCCTCAACCCGGTTTACAAAACCGGTACTAACCACAACCGCGAGTCTCCGTTACCAAGGCTCCAAAAACGCTGCATATGGGCCTCTCCCCATTGGTCCTACTTACCATATCCATTGGTCCATGAAACAAGCAAGAACCATTAG GATGAATTTGACGGCAAATGCTGCAAGGCCAAACCCACAAGGATCATTTCATTACGGGACCATACCAATAAACCGAACTCTAGTCCTAGCCAATGCAGCCACATTGATCTACGGGAAGCTTCGGTACACAGTAAACCGAATATCATACATCAACCCAACAACACCATTGAAACTCGCTGATTGGTACAACATCTCGGGCGTGTTCGATTTCAAGACAATCATTAGCACTCCAACAACCGGACCGGCTCATATTGGTACATCGGTTATCGACGTTGAACTTCATGAGTTCGTCGAAATCGTTTTCCAAAACGACGAAAGATCAATTCAATCTTGGCACATGGACGGTACTAGCGCCTATGCTGTCGGGTAA